A window of Lysobacter terrestris contains these coding sequences:
- a CDS encoding FFLEELY motif protein, whose protein sequence is MSRNRDLPKRLGCLLARHQAVHDPEREPRNHLRWLPEVRRWQARRLEASFDRFLRDPTRRPAAQFFLSDVYNDRDFSRRDADIARVLPTMQRLLPATLLETLSNAIELGLLTHAFDLRLAHVLEAMPSRRRRLDAPLYAQAYREAGLPRLRSHQIDLIAHVGTGLAGALRMPGVAMLLKLSRGPAKAAGLGELQGFLERGFSAFARLGNAREFIGEIEADERELSRRLFAGDPDPFAGRIG, encoded by the coding sequence ATGTCCCGGAACCGAGATCTTCCCAAGCGCCTGGGCTGCCTGCTGGCCCGGCACCAGGCCGTGCACGATCCCGAGCGCGAACCGCGCAACCACCTGCGCTGGTTGCCGGAGGTGCGGCGCTGGCAGGCCCGGCGCCTGGAAGCCAGCTTCGACCGCTTCCTGCGTGATCCGACCCGCCGGCCCGCGGCGCAGTTCTTCCTCAGCGACGTCTACAACGACCGCGATTTCAGCCGTCGCGACGCCGACATCGCGCGCGTGCTGCCGACGATGCAGCGGCTGTTGCCGGCGACGTTGCTGGAAACCCTGTCCAACGCGATCGAACTCGGCCTGCTCACCCACGCCTTCGACCTGCGCCTGGCCCACGTGCTGGAAGCGATGCCGTCGCGGCGCCGGCGCCTGGATGCGCCGCTGTACGCGCAGGCCTACCGCGAAGCCGGGCTGCCACGGCTGCGCAGCCACCAGATCGACCTGATCGCGCACGTCGGCACCGGCCTGGCCGGGGCGCTGCGCATGCCCGGGGTGGCGATGCTGCTGAAACTCTCGCGCGGGCCGGCGAAGGCGGCCGGACTGGGCGAATTGCAGGGATTCCTCGAACGCGGCTTCTCCGCCTTCGCCCGGTTGGGCAATGCGCGCGAGTTCATCGGCGAGATCGAAGCGGACGAGCGCGAGTTGTCGCGGCGCCTGTTCGCGGGCGATCCGGATCCGTTCGCGGGACGGATCGGCTAG
- a CDS encoding POT-type proton-dependent oligopeptide transporter, giving the protein MTASTANANTGKLPRQIPYIIGNEACERFGFYGMRNILTPFLVSTLLMYIASQGEREHMAKDVFHTFVIGVYFFPLLGGWLSDRFFGKYNTIFWLSLVYVLGFVCLSLFVDNTTGFYTGMFLIALGSGGIKPLVSAFVGDQFDQSNKGKAKVVYDAFYWTINFGSFFASLLMPIFLSSLGPAIAFGIPGALMFLAVVIFWAGRHKYVHVPAAPPNPHSFLNVVRTALLARQAGQGRTGLVIAVLGAVLAVAALGLWLVGSLEFVPAFCLALVLVMAFGGVGAAMQLERARGAHPDEAVDGVRAVLRILIVFALVTPFWSLFDQKASTWVIQGGLMTKPSWFQAAQMQALNPALVMLIIPFNNLVLYPLLRRIGIEPTPLRRMGTGIAFSSVAWVVAGCLQLAIDGGDPVSIVWQVLPYALLTMGEVLVSATGLEFAYSQAPTSMKGTIMSFWMLSVTVGNLWVLLSNAAVRNDGVISSIAQTGLSETAFLMFFFAGFAMVAALAFALYARRYPMQDHYRA; this is encoded by the coding sequence ATGACAGCCAGCACCGCCAACGCCAACACCGGAAAGCTGCCCCGGCAGATCCCATACATCATCGGCAACGAAGCCTGCGAGCGCTTCGGCTTCTACGGGATGCGCAACATCCTGACGCCGTTCCTCGTGTCCACGCTGCTGATGTACATCGCCTCGCAGGGCGAGCGCGAGCACATGGCGAAGGACGTGTTCCACACCTTCGTCATCGGCGTGTACTTCTTCCCGCTGCTGGGCGGCTGGCTCTCCGACCGTTTCTTCGGCAAGTACAACACGATCTTCTGGCTGTCGCTGGTGTACGTGCTGGGCTTCGTCTGCCTGTCGTTGTTCGTGGACAACACTACCGGCTTCTACACGGGCATGTTCCTGATCGCGCTGGGGTCGGGCGGCATCAAACCGCTGGTATCGGCCTTCGTCGGCGACCAGTTCGACCAGAGCAACAAGGGCAAGGCCAAGGTCGTCTACGACGCGTTCTACTGGACGATCAACTTCGGCAGCTTCTTCGCCTCGTTGCTGATGCCGATCTTCCTCAGCAGCCTCGGGCCGGCGATCGCCTTCGGCATTCCGGGCGCGCTGATGTTCCTAGCCGTCGTGATCTTCTGGGCGGGGCGCCACAAGTACGTGCACGTTCCGGCGGCGCCGCCGAACCCGCATTCGTTCCTCAACGTCGTGCGCACCGCGCTGTTGGCAAGGCAGGCGGGGCAGGGGCGCACCGGGCTGGTCATCGCCGTGCTGGGCGCGGTGCTGGCGGTGGCTGCGCTCGGCCTGTGGCTGGTGGGTTCGCTGGAGTTCGTGCCGGCGTTCTGCCTGGCGCTGGTGCTGGTGATGGCCTTTGGCGGCGTTGGCGCAGCCATGCAGCTGGAGCGTGCCCGCGGTGCGCATCCGGACGAAGCCGTCGACGGCGTGCGCGCGGTGCTGCGCATCCTGATCGTGTTCGCGCTGGTGACGCCGTTCTGGTCGCTGTTCGACCAGAAGGCGTCGACCTGGGTGATCCAGGGCGGGCTGATGACCAAGCCCTCGTGGTTCCAGGCCGCGCAGATGCAGGCGCTGAACCCGGCCCTGGTGATGCTGATTATTCCGTTCAACAACCTGGTGCTGTACCCGTTGCTGCGCCGCATCGGCATCGAGCCGACGCCGCTGCGCCGCATGGGCACGGGCATCGCGTTCTCGTCCGTCGCCTGGGTCGTGGCCGGTTGCCTGCAGCTCGCCATCGACGGCGGCGACCCGGTTTCGATCGTCTGGCAGGTGCTGCCGTACGCGCTGCTGACGATGGGCGAAGTGCTGGTGTCGGCGACGGGCCTCGAGTTCGCCTACAGCCAGGCGCCGACATCGATGAAGGGCACGATCATGAGCTTCTGGATGCTCTCGGTGACCGTCGGCAACCTGTGGGTGCTGCTCAGCAACGCCGCGGTCCGTAACGATGGCGTCATCTCCAGCATTGCGCAGACCGGCCTCAGCGAAACCGCGTTCCTGATGTTCTTCTTCGCCGGCTTCGCGATGGTTGCCGCACTGGCTTTCGCGCTCTACGCGCGCCGCTACCCGATGCAGGACCACTACCGCGCCTGA
- a CDS encoding glutathione S-transferase family protein, producing MYSLYYSPGAASMVVHWLLIELGVPHELRLVDTKAGEQKSPEYLALNPNGVVPTLVDDGVPRFECSALAMLLADRHAQGGFAPAPDSPLRPQYLQWMFHLANAVQPLFRIWWYPHEPAGAANEALVREAVRPRIEAAWDRLDAHLGAHGPYLLGDHVSAADFYLAMLMRWSRNMPQPATTWPHLAALAQRMKARPSFATLYAREGLSEWA from the coding sequence ATGTATTCGCTCTACTACTCCCCCGGCGCCGCCAGCATGGTCGTGCATTGGCTCCTGATCGAACTTGGCGTGCCGCACGAACTGCGCCTGGTCGACACCAAGGCCGGGGAGCAGAAATCGCCCGAATACCTCGCGCTCAATCCCAACGGGGTGGTGCCGACGCTGGTCGACGACGGCGTGCCGCGGTTCGAATGCAGCGCGCTGGCGATGCTGCTGGCCGATCGCCACGCGCAGGGCGGTTTCGCGCCCGCGCCCGACAGCCCGCTGCGGCCGCAGTACCTGCAGTGGATGTTCCACCTTGCCAATGCGGTGCAGCCGCTGTTCCGCATCTGGTGGTACCCGCACGAGCCCGCCGGTGCCGCCAACGAGGCGCTGGTGCGCGAGGCGGTCCGCCCGCGCATCGAAGCCGCGTGGGATCGCCTCGACGCGCACCTGGGCGCGCACGGTCCGTACCTGCTCGGCGACCACGTCAGCGCCGCCGATTTCTACCTGGCGATGCTGATGCGCTGGTCGCGCAACATGCCGCAGCCGGCCACGACCTGGCCGCACCTGGCGGCGCTGGCGCAGCGGATGAAGGCGCGACCGTCGTTCGCCACGCTGTACGCGCGCGAAGGCCTGAGCGAGTGGGCCTGA
- a CDS encoding patatin-like phospholipase family protein, translating into MLSFHTARQRARKASDKTPPRIGLAVAGGGPIGGMYELGALRALDEAIEGLDLSRLDCYVGVSSGAFLAASLANRIGTEEMCRIFLTGDSDDVQFRPEAFMRPAVFEYMRRASAFPRLAADWWRELLFSPGDLRWPDFLTRFGGLVPTGLFDNTEVERFLRDVFTRRGRSNDFRQLDSRLYVIAVDLDSGEAVRFGGKQWDDVPISQAIQASAALPGLYPPVEVRGRHFVDGALRRTMHASVVLERGIDLMLGVNPLVAFNSGADIGVAASSPGRLAAGGLPAVLSQTFRTLLQSRMQIGLAKHQQQFPDIDQLIFEPNAQDGELFFTNAFSFANRQRIAEIAYRNVMADLRTRGDTLAPVLAAHGLRVREDIAGDASRSILDGLQPRPRRTETTARLHRALNDLDALVASRH; encoded by the coding sequence ATGCTGTCCTTCCATACCGCCCGCCAGAGGGCGCGCAAAGCCTCCGACAAGACCCCACCGCGCATCGGCCTGGCCGTCGCCGGTGGCGGGCCCATCGGTGGCATGTACGAACTGGGCGCGCTGCGCGCGCTCGATGAAGCCATCGAGGGCCTCGACCTGTCGCGGCTGGATTGCTACGTCGGTGTCAGCAGCGGCGCGTTCCTCGCCGCCAGCCTCGCCAACCGGATCGGCACCGAGGAGATGTGCCGGATCTTCCTCACCGGCGACAGCGACGACGTGCAGTTCCGACCCGAAGCCTTCATGCGACCGGCCGTCTTCGAGTACATGCGCCGCGCCTCGGCGTTCCCGCGCCTGGCCGCGGACTGGTGGCGCGAGCTGCTGTTCTCGCCTGGCGACTTGCGCTGGCCGGATTTCCTCACCCGCTTCGGCGGCCTGGTCCCGACCGGCCTGTTCGACAACACCGAGGTCGAACGCTTCCTGCGCGACGTGTTCACCCGTCGCGGCCGCAGCAACGACTTCCGCCAGCTCGATTCGCGCCTGTACGTCATCGCCGTCGATCTCGACAGCGGCGAAGCGGTGCGTTTCGGCGGCAAGCAATGGGACGACGTGCCGATCTCGCAGGCCATCCAGGCCAGCGCGGCCCTGCCCGGCCTGTATCCGCCGGTGGAAGTGCGCGGCCGCCACTTCGTCGACGGCGCCCTGCGACGCACGATGCACGCCTCGGTCGTGCTCGAGCGCGGCATCGACCTGATGCTCGGGGTGAACCCGCTGGTGGCGTTCAATTCGGGCGCCGACATCGGCGTCGCGGCGAGCAGCCCCGGCCGCCTCGCCGCGGGCGGCCTGCCCGCCGTGCTCTCGCAGACGTTCCGCACGCTGCTGCAGTCGCGCATGCAGATCGGCCTGGCCAAGCACCAGCAGCAGTTCCCCGACATCGACCAGTTGATCTTCGAACCGAACGCACAGGACGGCGAACTGTTCTTCACCAACGCCTTCAGCTTCGCCAACCGCCAGCGCATCGCCGAGATCGCCTACCGCAACGTGATGGCCGACCTGCGCACGCGCGGCGACACGCTCGCGCCGGTGCTGGCCGCGCACGGGCTGCGCGTGCGCGAGGACATCGCCGGCGACGCGAGCCGCTCGATCCTCGACGGCCTGCAACCGCGACCGCGCCGGACCGAAACCACGGCGCGCCTGCATCGCGCGCTCAATGACCTCGACGCACTGGTGGCCTCGCGGCACTGA
- a CDS encoding amidohydrolase family protein: MTYPRRLLVVALASAISVSAAAQNPPAPQPQPAPQAKQQLEQDALDPAGTDPAKASPQTAKGRSKPGEAAKEEPKWDVSAAHGPTKAVRFSTDEGTWMDVDVAPDGREVAFSLLGDLYRLPIGGGQAKRVTSGPAWDVQPRWSPDGKELAFTSDRGGGNNLWRVRADGSNAAQVTKEDFRLLNNPAWTPDGQYLIGRKHFTGERSLGAGELWLYHVSGGGGLQLTKQKNDQQDLGEPAVSPDGRYVYFSEDVSQGPSFQYNKNPHDVIYAIKRLDRENGRIETLIATPGGAVRPQPSPDGKSLAFVKRVRDKSVLHVMDLASGEVRPVWDGLSHDQQEAWAIFGPYANYDWTPDSKAVVIWAQGKLWRVDIASGKPANIAFNADVEQTVAEPLRFEQKIDEGNFAPKMIRDVATSADDRTLIFHAVGQLWRKRLPDGKPERLTGNDGVYEYQPSFSPDGRKLLYTTWTDAGMGAIYVRDANGGGTGKRLTQEKGFYYGPRFSPDGRRIVYSKSGGGGLTGSLWSGDRGIYVMPADGGKAVRVALEGDAPQFSADGKRVYFLTGGGLKKKLMSVGLNGEEPREVFDLKYVDAVTVSPDGKWVAFTELFNAYVAPLVATGKVVELSKDSKAIPVTQVSADVGSYLHWSADSKALHWMVGDRYFTRDLTQSFAFLPGAPAELPKPSANTGIAVGLTVPVDQAKDVVAFTHARIVTMRDAERTQEVIEDGTVLVRGDMIEAVGANVAIPAGARVIDAGGKTIVPGYVDVHAHAAHFGQGVVPQQNWAYYTNLAFGVTTMHDPSATTEFVFSESELQKSGRMVGPRVFSTGTILYGADGDFKAVVNSLDDARSHLRRMKANGAFSVKSYNQPRREQRQQINTAARELGMLVVEEGGSTFHHNMTMVLDGVTSIEHNIPVAPLYKDVVEMWRQTDVRNTPTLVVSYGGLSGEYWWYAHDNVWEDKKLNRFFPRETLDARSIRRETAPDWDYWHLEVAKSAKKLRDAGIKIQVGGHGQLQGLSPNWEIWMLTQGGFSNFEALRAATIDGADLLGLSKQIGSIEAGKQADFVVLNSNPLEQIRSTIDTRYVMVDGRLFDVDADMAEIGNRASKAPEFYWQRHRDGQTFGLEYGPTAVCHCPKGHGAHTHDD, translated from the coding sequence ATGACCTACCCTCGCCGCCTGCTCGTCGTCGCGCTCGCCAGCGCGATCTCCGTCTCCGCCGCCGCGCAGAACCCGCCGGCACCGCAGCCGCAACCCGCGCCACAGGCCAAGCAGCAGCTCGAGCAGGACGCGCTCGATCCGGCCGGCACCGATCCGGCCAAGGCCTCGCCGCAGACGGCCAAGGGTCGCAGCAAGCCGGGCGAAGCCGCCAAGGAAGAACCGAAGTGGGACGTCAGCGCCGCGCACGGCCCGACCAAGGCCGTGCGCTTCAGCACCGACGAAGGCACGTGGATGGACGTCGACGTGGCGCCCGATGGCCGCGAAGTCGCGTTCTCGCTGCTGGGCGACCTGTATCGCCTGCCCATCGGCGGCGGACAGGCCAAGCGCGTGACCAGCGGCCCGGCCTGGGACGTGCAGCCGCGCTGGTCGCCGGACGGCAAGGAACTCGCCTTCACTTCCGACCGTGGCGGCGGCAACAACCTGTGGCGCGTTCGTGCCGACGGCAGCAATGCCGCGCAGGTCACCAAGGAAGACTTCCGCCTGCTCAACAACCCGGCGTGGACGCCCGACGGCCAGTACCTGATCGGCCGCAAGCACTTCACTGGCGAGCGCTCGCTCGGCGCGGGCGAGCTGTGGCTGTACCACGTCAGCGGCGGCGGCGGCCTGCAGCTGACCAAGCAGAAGAACGACCAGCAGGACCTGGGCGAACCAGCCGTGTCGCCGGACGGCCGCTACGTCTACTTCTCCGAAGACGTCAGCCAGGGCCCGTCGTTCCAGTACAACAAGAACCCGCATGACGTGATCTACGCGATCAAGCGCCTGGATCGCGAGAACGGCCGCATCGAGACGCTGATCGCCACGCCCGGCGGCGCGGTGCGTCCGCAGCCCTCGCCAGACGGCAAGTCGCTCGCCTTCGTCAAGCGCGTGCGCGATAAGTCGGTACTGCACGTGATGGACCTCGCCAGCGGCGAAGTGCGCCCGGTGTGGGACGGCCTCTCGCACGACCAGCAGGAGGCGTGGGCGATCTTCGGCCCGTACGCGAATTACGACTGGACCCCGGATTCCAAGGCCGTGGTGATCTGGGCGCAGGGCAAGCTCTGGCGCGTCGACATCGCCAGCGGCAAGCCGGCGAACATCGCCTTCAATGCCGACGTCGAACAGACCGTCGCCGAACCGCTGCGCTTCGAGCAGAAGATCGACGAAGGCAACTTCGCGCCGAAGATGATCCGCGACGTGGCGACATCGGCCGACGACAGGACGCTGATCTTCCACGCGGTCGGCCAGCTGTGGCGCAAGCGCCTGCCAGACGGCAAGCCCGAACGCCTCACCGGCAACGACGGCGTCTACGAATACCAGCCCAGCTTCAGCCCCGACGGTCGCAAGCTGCTGTACACCACGTGGACCGACGCCGGCATGGGCGCGATCTACGTGCGCGACGCCAACGGTGGCGGTACCGGCAAGCGCCTCACCCAGGAAAAGGGCTTCTACTACGGGCCGCGCTTCTCGCCCGACGGCCGCCGCATCGTCTACAGCAAGTCCGGCGGTGGCGGCCTGACCGGTTCGCTGTGGTCCGGCGACCGCGGCATCTACGTGATGCCGGCCGACGGCGGCAAGGCCGTGCGCGTCGCGCTCGAAGGCGACGCGCCGCAGTTCAGCGCCGACGGCAAGCGCGTGTACTTCCTCACCGGCGGCGGGCTGAAGAAGAAGCTGATGTCGGTCGGCCTCAACGGCGAGGAGCCGCGCGAGGTGTTCGACCTCAAGTACGTCGATGCGGTCACCGTGTCGCCCGACGGCAAGTGGGTCGCGTTCACCGAACTGTTCAACGCCTACGTCGCCCCGCTGGTCGCCACCGGCAAGGTGGTGGAGCTGAGCAAGGACAGCAAGGCGATACCGGTCACCCAGGTCAGCGCCGACGTCGGCAGCTACCTGCACTGGAGCGCGGACAGCAAGGCGCTGCACTGGATGGTCGGCGACCGCTATTTCACCCGCGACCTCACCCAGAGCTTCGCCTTCCTCCCGGGTGCGCCGGCCGAACTGCCCAAGCCCAGCGCCAACACCGGCATCGCGGTCGGGCTGACCGTGCCGGTCGACCAGGCCAAGGACGTGGTCGCCTTCACCCACGCCCGCATCGTCACCATGCGCGATGCCGAGCGCACGCAGGAAGTGATCGAGGACGGCACCGTGCTGGTGCGCGGCGACATGATCGAGGCCGTCGGCGCGAACGTCGCCATTCCGGCCGGCGCGCGCGTCATCGACGCCGGCGGCAAGACCATCGTCCCGGGCTACGTCGACGTGCACGCGCACGCCGCGCACTTCGGCCAGGGCGTGGTGCCGCAGCAGAACTGGGCGTACTACACCAACCTCGCCTTTGGCGTCACCACCATGCACGACCCGTCGGCGACGACCGAGTTCGTGTTTTCCGAAAGCGAACTGCAGAAGAGCGGCCGCATGGTCGGCCCGCGCGTGTTCTCCACCGGCACGATCCTGTACGGCGCCGACGGCGACTTCAAGGCGGTGGTGAACTCGCTCGACGACGCGCGCAGCCACCTGCGCCGCATGAAGGCGAACGGCGCCTTCAGCGTGAAGAGCTACAACCAGCCGCGTCGCGAGCAGCGCCAGCAGATCAACACCGCCGCGCGCGAGTTGGGCATGCTGGTCGTGGAGGAAGGCGGTTCGACCTTCCACCACAACATGACCATGGTGCTCGACGGCGTCACCAGCATCGAGCACAACATCCCGGTCGCGCCGCTGTACAAGGACGTGGTCGAGATGTGGCGCCAGACCGACGTGCGCAACACGCCGACCCTGGTGGTCAGCTACGGCGGCCTGTCGGGCGAGTACTGGTGGTACGCGCACGACAACGTGTGGGAGGACAAGAAGCTCAACCGCTTCTTCCCGCGCGAGACGCTGGACGCACGCAGCATCCGCCGCGAAACCGCGCCGGACTGGGATTACTGGCACCTCGAAGTCGCCAAGTCGGCGAAGAAGCTGCGCGATGCCGGCATCAAGATCCAGGTCGGCGGCCACGGCCAGTTGCAGGGCCTGTCGCCGAACTGGGAAATCTGGATGCTCACGCAGGGCGGCTTCAGCAACTTCGAGGCCCTGCGCGCGGCCACCATCGACGGCGCCGACCTGCTCGGCCTGTCCAAGCAGATCGGCTCGATCGAAGCGGGCAAGCAGGCCGACTTCGTCGTGCTCAACTCCAATCCGCTGGAACAGATCCGCAGCACCATCGACACGCGCTACGTGATGGTCGACGGCCGCCTGTTCGACGTCGACGCGGACATGGCGGAAATCGGCAACCGCGCCAGCAAGGCACCGGAGTTCTACTGGCAGCGCCATCGCGACGGCCAGACCTTCGGCCTGGAGTACGGACCGACCGCGGTCTGCCATTGCCCGAAGGGCCACGGCGCGCACACGCACGACGACTGA
- a CDS encoding M14 family metallopeptidase codes for MPRTLLLPASLISAGLALALAATAPAAASTDLATVSERSGFVKTGRYDEVIALCEAFQQRYPDAVRCFDFGTTPEGRPMKALAVSRTGKLQAQAARDAGLPVLLVQGGIHAGEIDGKDAGFLLLRELLDGKRKDNPLDRLVLVFVPVFNVDGHERFAAWNRPNQRGPEEMGWRTTAQNYNLNRDYVKADAPEMQAMLRLANEWDPLAMMDLHVTDGAKFRHDISIMVEPTEGNDAPLRKVGKAWRDGVIARLKRQGSLPLPFYPSFVEYDNPASGFEHGVAAPRFSQSYFAQRNRLGMLVETHSWKDYPTRVRITRNTVLAAAELIAAHGRQWLQDVHAADERAAQLAGQPVALDYKATDKARTIAFQGYAYTRTPSEVSGALMTRYDENTPQVWHIPLRDEVVPDHVLDAPRAGYLVPAAHAAWVGAKLQQHGIEFRRLDAPLSVDAQAFHASETRFSAQSFEGHQTLTATGAWQPERRDVAAGSLFVPIAQAKARLVMTLLEPQAGDSLLAWGEFNPAFERKEYMEDYVAEEVARDMLARDPALKARFEQRLKDDAAFAKDASARLEFFARLHSSWDQAYNVYPVLRIDHAPAP; via the coding sequence ATGCCCCGCACCCTCCTGCTACCTGCCAGTCTGATATCTGCCGGCCTGGCCCTCGCCCTTGCCGCCACCGCGCCCGCTGCCGCCAGCACCGACCTCGCCACGGTCTCCGAGCGCAGCGGCTTCGTGAAGACCGGCCGCTACGATGAAGTGATCGCGCTGTGCGAAGCCTTCCAGCAGCGCTATCCGGACGCCGTGCGCTGCTTCGATTTCGGCACCACACCCGAAGGCCGGCCGATGAAGGCGCTGGCGGTCAGCAGGACCGGCAAGCTGCAGGCGCAGGCCGCGCGCGACGCCGGACTGCCCGTGCTGCTGGTGCAGGGCGGCATCCACGCCGGCGAGATCGACGGCAAGGACGCGGGTTTCCTGCTGCTGCGCGAACTGCTCGATGGCAAGCGCAAGGACAACCCGCTCGACCGCCTGGTGCTGGTGTTCGTGCCGGTGTTCAACGTCGACGGGCACGAGCGTTTCGCCGCCTGGAACCGCCCGAACCAGCGCGGCCCGGAGGAGATGGGCTGGCGCACCACCGCGCAGAACTACAACCTCAACCGCGACTACGTGAAGGCCGACGCCCCCGAGATGCAGGCGATGCTGCGGCTGGCCAACGAATGGGACCCGCTGGCGATGATGGACCTGCACGTCACCGACGGCGCGAAGTTCCGGCACGACATCTCGATCATGGTCGAACCGACCGAAGGCAACGACGCGCCCTTGCGCAAGGTCGGCAAGGCGTGGCGCGACGGCGTGATCGCGCGCCTGAAGCGGCAGGGCTCGCTGCCGCTGCCGTTCTATCCCTCGTTCGTCGAATACGACAACCCGGCCTCCGGCTTCGAGCACGGGGTCGCCGCGCCGCGCTTCTCGCAGAGCTACTTCGCCCAGCGCAACCGCCTGGGCATGCTGGTCGAAACGCATTCGTGGAAGGACTACCCCACCCGCGTCCGCATCACCCGCAACACCGTACTCGCCGCCGCCGAGCTGATCGCCGCGCACGGCCGGCAGTGGCTGCAGGACGTGCATGCCGCCGACGAACGCGCGGCGCAGCTCGCCGGACAACCGGTCGCGCTCGACTACAAGGCCACCGACAAGGCGCGCACGATCGCGTTCCAGGGCTACGCCTACACGCGGACGCCGTCGGAGGTCTCCGGTGCGCTGATGACGCGCTACGACGAGAACACGCCGCAGGTCTGGCACATCCCGCTGCGCGACGAAGTCGTGCCCGATCACGTGCTCGACGCGCCGCGCGCGGGCTACCTGGTACCGGCCGCGCACGCGGCCTGGGTCGGCGCGAAGCTGCAGCAGCACGGCATCGAATTCCGCCGGCTCGACGCGCCGCTGTCGGTGGACGCCCAGGCCTTCCACGCGAGCGAAACCAGGTTCTCCGCGCAGTCGTTCGAGGGCCACCAGACGCTCACCGCCACGGGCGCGTGGCAACCGGAACGGCGCGATGTCGCCGCCGGCAGCCTGTTCGTGCCGATCGCGCAGGCGAAGGCGCGCCTGGTGATGACGCTGCTGGAACCGCAGGCCGGCGATTCGCTGCTGGCCTGGGGCGAATTCAACCCGGCCTTCGAGCGCAAGGAATACATGGAGGATTACGTCGCCGAGGAAGTCGCGCGCGACATGCTGGCCAGGGATCCGGCGCTGAAGGCGCGGTTCGAGCAGCGCCTGAAGGACGATGCCGCGTTCGCGAAGGACGCCTCCGCCCGGCTGGAGTTCTTCGCCCGCCTGCATTCGTCGTGGGACCAGGCGTACAACGTGTATCCGGTGTTGCGGATCGATCACGCGCCCGCGCCCTGA
- a CDS encoding MliC family protein gives MTARRATLLLSIVLPLIACQPSGPADPATATDAATPSSPSASTHKTATTVTRWQCDKLTVATHFDDASLESITLETPERTLTLKSMANEDGARFADAAGNEFWSRPGKVSLSLLGQPAMACRKTRAAASAQR, from the coding sequence ATGACTGCGCGCCGCGCCACGCTGCTGTTGTCCATCGTCCTGCCGCTGATCGCCTGCCAGCCGTCCGGCCCGGCCGATCCGGCGACCGCGACCGATGCCGCAACGCCGTCATCGCCGTCCGCTTCCACGCACAAGACCGCCACGACGGTGACCCGCTGGCAGTGCGACAAGCTCACGGTCGCGACGCACTTCGACGACGCGTCGCTCGAATCGATCACCCTGGAAACGCCCGAGCGCACGCTCACGCTCAAGTCGATGGCGAACGAGGACGGCGCGCGCTTCGCCGACGCCGCCGGCAACGAGTTCTGGAGCCGCCCCGGCAAGGTCAGCCTGAGCCTGCTCGGCCAGCCCGCGATGGCTTGCCGCAAGACCCGCGCTGCGGCTTCGGCGCAGCGCTAG
- a CDS encoding phasin family protein, translating into MAKFKKTAKKTARATKGASAKASAQQAEQLSKTLSESAQQVWLAGVGAFSRAQTEGTKLFEALIKEGLKLEKNALKFAGGQADVVRGAVESKVGQARERATDTWDRLEKVFEDRVQRALTKLGVPGRDDLAELTRKVDSLTAELRKQNGKPAAKKATKTVRKPAARKSRTAAPSA; encoded by the coding sequence ATGGCCAAGTTCAAGAAGACCGCGAAGAAGACTGCACGTGCCACCAAGGGCGCCTCTGCCAAGGCCAGCGCACAGCAGGCCGAGCAACTGTCGAAGACCTTGAGCGAATCCGCACAGCAGGTGTGGCTCGCCGGCGTCGGCGCCTTCAGCCGCGCGCAGACCGAAGGCACCAAGCTGTTCGAGGCCCTGATCAAGGAAGGCCTGAAGCTCGAAAAGAACGCGCTCAAGTTCGCCGGCGGCCAGGCCGATGTCGTGCGCGGCGCCGTGGAGAGCAAGGTCGGCCAGGCACGCGAACGCGCCACCGACACCTGGGATCGCCTGGAAAAGGTCTTCGAGGACCGCGTGCAGCGCGCCCTGACCAAGCTCGGCGTTCCCGGCCGCGACGACCTCGCCGAACTCACCCGCAAGGTCGATTCGCTGACCGCCGAACTGCGCAAGCAGAACGGCAAGCCGGCGGCGAAGAAGGCCACCAAGACCGTGCGCAAGCCGGCCGCGCGCAAGAGCCGCACGGCTGCGCCGTCGGCCTGA